One window of Nymphaea colorata isolate Beijing-Zhang1983 chromosome 11, ASM883128v2, whole genome shotgun sequence genomic DNA carries:
- the LOC116263537 gene encoding alpha-thujene synthase, chloroplastic-like, with amino-acid sequence MSSLSLPPWTILGASATPKRATARLSARKKASWRCQLSPQAVEAPVQRRSGNYGPSQWKDDLILSLRSTHERSMQGKHGSDNTEEIKEDVKQLMVDACHEPVAQMELLDTLQRLGVSYHFEKEIKVVMDSIFEDRKECEDLHAAALRFRLLRQHGYPASHDVFKVFKDETGKFKNILAEDVKGLLSLYEASHLGLEGENILEEAMTLTTYYLKESAKMLNLDSSLGKQVAHALELPLSRRMLRSEARSYIDFYEGKPEHHSVFVLAKLDFNNVQFLYQAEIKEMLRWWRGLELAENLKFSRDRLMENYVCTIGVNFNPLLSVCRKGHTKLNCLITTIDDVYDVYGTIDELELFTEAVDRWDIGYIDKLPQYMRRMCFLALYNTTNQFAFEFMRDKGLNILGYMTRALMYQYSFVKSKALVVESYDDVNENKVFRLFLSSDSASKFMLIKIPHYEECNKSSHEYPNNIGADSRTLQYSVL; translated from the exons ATGAGCTCCTTGTCATTACCACCGTGGACTATACTGGGTGCTTCGGCTACGCCGAAGAGAGCAACAGCACGGTTGAGTGCTCGCAAGAAAGCGTCTTGGAGATGCCAGCTTAGCCCTCAAGCTGTAGAAGCACCGGTTCAAAGACGCTCGGGGAATTATGGGCCAAGCCAGTGGAAAGATGATCTCATCCTCTCATTAAGAAGCACACACGAG AGATCAATGCAGGGCAAGCATGGAAGCGATAACACTGAGGAGATCAAAGAAGACGTGAAACAATTAATGGTGGACGCTTGCCATGAGCCAGTGGCTCAGATGGAGCTCTTGGATACCCTCCAAAGGTTAGGAGTATCGTATCACTTTGAGAAGGAGATCAAAGTTGTAATGGACTCCATTTTCGAAGACAGAAAGGAATGTGAAGACCTCCATGCTGCAGCTCTTAGATTCAGATTGCTGAGGCAACACGGTTATCCTGCCTCCCATG ATGTTTTTAAAGTATTTAAGGACGAAACAGGGAAATTCAAGAACATCCTTGCAGAAGACGTGAAGGGGTTGCTGAGCCTGTATGAAGCTTCACATCTAGGACTCGAAGGGGAGAACATATTGGAAGAGGCCATGACCTTGACAACTTATTACCTCAAGGAAAGTGCCAAGATGCTGAACTTAGATTCCAGCCTTGGGAAGCAGGTAGCACATGCCTTGGAGCTTCCACTTTCAAGAAGGATGCTTAGGTCGGAAGCAAGGAGTTACATAGATTTTTATGAAGGGAAGCCTGAACACCACTCTG TTTTTGTATTGGCAAAGCTGGATTTCAATAATGTGCAGTTTTTGTACCAAGCAGAAATAAAGGAGATGTTAAG GTGGTGGAGGGGCCTTGAGTTGGCAGAGAACTTAAAATTTTCGAGGGACAGATTGATGGAGAACTACGTGTGTACCATAGGAGTCAACTTCAATCCTCTTTTATCTGTCTGTAGAAAGGGTCATACGAAACTCAATTGCCTCATCACGACTATCGATGATGTTTATGATGTGTATGGTACAATTGATGAGCTAGAACTGTTCACAGAGGCTGTTGACAG ATGGGACATTGGATACATCGATAAACTTCCTCAGTACATGCGGCGGATGTGTTTCCTAGCTCTTTATAACACAACCAACCAATTTGCCTTCGAATTCATGCGGGACAAAGGCCTCAACATCCTAGGCTACATGACAAGAGCT CTTATGTACCAATATTCCTTTGTCAAATCCAAAGCCCTAGTCGTGGAATCATATGATGATGTAAATGAGAATAAAGTATTTAGATTGTTCCTGTCTAGTGATTCTGCCTCAAAATTTATG CTTATAAAGATCCCTCACTATGAAGAGTGTAATAAATCATCCCACGAATATCCCAATAATATTGGAGCAGATTCTAGAACATTACAATATAGTGTTCTATGA
- the LOC116263538 gene encoding myrcene synthase, chloroplastic-like: MSGIILNNIIDKKHERLVFTTVGYTAILDALANRKRATARLSAPKKASWRCQLSPQAVEAPRSTQGKHGSDNIEEIKEDVKQLMVDACHEPVAQMELLDTLQRIGISYHFEKEIKVVMDSIFEDSKECEDLHAASLRFRLLRQHGYPASPEVFKVFKDERGKFKNTLAEDVKGLLSLYEASHLGFDGENILEEAMTFTTYHLKEMFSRWWRGLELAENLKFSRDRLMENYVWTIGINFNPLFSVCRKGLTKLHRFITIIDDVYDVYGTIDELELCTEAVERWDIGYIDKLPQYMRMCFLALYNTINQFAYEFMRDKGLNIISWGDLCKAYLVEARWLYNGFAPTVEEYLDNAWVSKSGPVILIHAYFLVQHDMKEHAAVDLHHFPNLIKISSWILRLHDDVATSKDETQRGDVPKCIQCYKREKGVWEEAARQYVDGLVRNAWKELHKECTEATANGTSHPLLHWCRESCKNGTVHVSTWRWSWFSGKRLSCRAYTEIDGGKCLIRDGWSSSSSPAVSLS, translated from the exons ATGTCCGgaataattctcaataatatAATTGACAAA AAGCATGAGCGCCTTGTCTTTACCACCGTGGGCTATACAGCTATACTGGATGCTTTGGCTAACCGGAAGAGAGCAACAGCACGGTTGAGTGCTCCCAAGAAAGCTTCCTGGAGATGCCAACTTAGCCCTCAAGCTGTAGAAGCTCCG AGATCAACGCAGGGCAAGCATGGAAGCGATAACATTGAGGAGATCAAAGAAGACGTGAAGCAATTAATGGTGGACGCTTGCCATGAGCCAGTGGCTCAGATGGAGCTCCTGGATACCCTCCAAAGAATAGGAATATCATACCACTTTGAGAAGGAGATCAAAGTTGTCATGGACTCCATTTTCGAAGACAGTAAGGAATGTGAAGACCTCCATGCTGCATCTCTTAGATTCAGATTGCTGAGGCAACACGGTTATCCTGCCTCCCCTG AAGTTTTTAAAGTATTTAAGGACGAAAGAGGGAAATTCAAGAACACCCTTGCAGAAGACGTGAAGGGGTTGCTGAGCCTGTATGAAGCTTCACATCTAGGATTCGACGGGGAGAACATATTGGAAGAGGCCATGACCTTCACAACTTATCACCTCAAGGAAA TGTTCTCCAGGTGGTGGAGGGGCCTTGAGTTGGCagagaacttgaaattttcaaggGACAGATTGATGGAGAACTATGTGTGGACCATAGGAATCAACTTCAATCCTCTTTTCTCTGTCTGTAGAAAGGGTCTTACAAAACTCCATCGCTTCATCACGATTATCGATGATGTTTATGATGTGTATGGTACAATCGATGAGCTAGAACTGTGCACAGAGGCTGTTGAAAG ATGGGATATTGGATACATCGATAAACTTCCTCAGTACATGCGGATGTGTTTCTTAGCTCTTTATAACACAATCAACCAATTTGCCTACGAATTCATGCGGGACAAGGGCCTCAACATCATAAGc TGGGGTGATCTATGCAAGGCATATTTGGTGGAAGCGAGGTGGTTGTATAATGGATTTGCACCCACAGTAGAAGAATACTTGGATAAtgcatgggtttccaaatcAGGACCTGTGATCTTGATTCATGCTTATTTTCTTGTGCAACATGATATGAAGGAACATGCTGCCGTGGACCTACACCATTTTCCCAACCTTATAAAGATTTCTTCGTGGATTCTGCGGCTTCATGATGATGTCGCAACTTCTAAG GATGAGACTCAGAGAGGAGACGTGCCCAAATGTATACAGTGTTACAAGAGGGAGAAGGGTGTGTGGGAGGAAGCTGCTCGTCAGTATGTTGATGGTCTTGTAAGAAATGCCTGGAAAGAACTCCATAAAGAATGCACAGAAGCTACTGCTAATGGCACTAGTCACCCTCTTCTACATTGGTGCCGTGAATCTTGCAAGAATGGCACAGTTCATGTATCAACATGGAGATGGTCATGGTTTTCCGGGAAGAGATTATCCTGCAGAGCGTATACTGAGATTGATGGTGGAAAGTGTTTGATACGAGATGGATggtcatcttcatcatctccAGCCGTGTCATTATCATGA
- the LOC116263539 gene encoding (-)-alpha-terpineol synthase-like: MSRQDGHGSENIEEIKQNVRQMLEGRDEPVAQMELVDDFQRLGISYHFEKEIKVAMDCIFEDRKECEHLYFAALRFRLLRQHGYHASPDVFEVFVDERGRFSNILAEDLKGLLNLYEASHLRFEGEHILKKAMDFTNHLRESMTKMNNSDCILARQIAQALELPLSRRMLRLEASNYIDSYQRRPGHRSCLLKLAKLDFNNVQSLYQAEVKEMLRWWRGLQLAENLKFARDRLMDSYLWTVGGIFNPLFSVCRKGLTKVGCLVTTIDDVYDVYRTLDEIELFSEAVEKWEIGYIDQLPQYMRLCFLALYNTTNQFAYDFMRDKGPNILGYLTRAWAELCKAYLVEAKWFYSGYTPTVEEYLDNAWVSISGPLVLIHAYFFMQHDIKEDATMDVDHYFNLIKKSSMMVRLQNDLGTCKDEIGRGDVPKCIQCYMKEKSVSEEAARHHFDGRLKNAWEGLLKEWAEAAGATSHPIVHFALNFVRVGQFMYQHGDGYGFPERDYPVERTLKLMVESI, translated from the exons ATGTCACGGCAGGATGGCCATGGCAGCGAGAACATTGAGGAGATTAAACAAAATGTTAGGCAAATGCTGGAAGGTCGCGACGAGCCAGTGGCTCAGATGGAGCTCGTGGATGACTTCCAAAGGTTAGGAATTTCATACCACTTTGAGAAGGAGATCAAAGTCGCAATGGACTGCATTTTCGAAGACAGAAAGGAATGTGAACACCTATATTTTGCAGCTCTTAGATTCCGATTGCTGCGGCAACATGGCTATCATGCTTCTCCTG ATGTTTTTGAAGTATTTGTGGATGAAAGAGGCAGATTTAGCAACATCCTTGCAGAAGATTTAAAGGGGTTGCTGAACTTGTATGAAGCTTCACATCTTAGATTTGAAGGGGAGCACATATTGAAAAAGGCCATGGACTTCACAAATCATCTCCGAGAAAGTATGACCAAGATGAATAATTCAGACTGCATCCTTGCGAGACAGATAGCTCAAGCCTTAGAGCTCCCTCTTTCGAGAAGGATGCTAAGATTGGAAGCGAGCAATTACATAGATTCGTATCAAAGAAGGCCTGGACACCGCTCTTGCTTACTCAAACTAGCAAAGCTAGATTTCAATAATGTGCAGTCTTTGTACCAAGCAGAAGTCAAGGAGATGTTAAG GTGGTGGAGGGGTCTTCAGTTGGCAGAGAACTTGAAATTTGCTAGGGACAGGTTGATGGACAGCTATTTATGGACTGTAGGAGGCATTTTCAATCCTCTTTTCTCTGTCTGTAGGAAAGGACTTACAAAAGTCGGTTGCCTTGTCACGACTATTGATGATGTTTATGACGTGTACCGCACACTTGATGAGATAGAACTGTTTAGTGAAGCTGTCGAAAA ATGggaaattggatatattgatcAACTTCCTCAATACATGCGATTGTGTTTCCTAGCTCTCTATAACACAACCAATCAATTTGCCTATGACTTCATGCGGGACAAAGGCCCCAACATCTTAGGCTACTTGACAAGAGCG TGGGCTGAACTCTGCAAGGCATATTTAGTGGAAGCAAAGTGGTTCTATAGTGGATATACACCCACGGTAGAAGAATACTTGGATAACGCATGGGTTTCCATATCAGGACCTCTGGTTTTAATCCATGCTTATTTCTTCATGCAACATGACATAAAAGAAGACGCTACCATGGATGTAGACCATTACTTCAACCTGATAAAGAAGTCTTCCATGATGGTGAGGCTTCAAAATGACCTTGGAACTTGTAAG GACGAGATTGGGAGAGGAGACGTGCCCAAATGCATACAGTGTTACATGAAGGAGAAGAGTGTGTCAGAAGAAGCTGCTCGTCACCATTTTGATGGTCGACTAAAAAATGCTTGGGAAGGACTCCTTAAAGAATGGGCGGAGGCTGCTGGTGCTACTAGTCACCCCATTGTACATTTCGCTTTGAATTTTGTAAGAGTCGGACAGTTCATGTATCAACATGGGGATGGTTATGGTTTCCCAGAAAGAGATTATCCCGTGGAGCGCACACTGAAGCTAATGGTAGAAAGCATTTGA
- the LOC116263540 gene encoding alpha-thujene synthase TPS3, chloroplastic-like, producing MQGKHGSDNTEEIKEDVKQLMVDACHEPVAQMELLDTLQRLGVSYHFEKEIKVVMDSIFEDRKECEDLHAASLRFRLLRQHGYPASPDVFKVFKDETGKFKNILAEDVKGLLSLYEASHLGFEGEKILEEAMTLTTYYLKESAKMLNLDSSLGKQVAHALELPLSRRMLRSEARSYIDFYEGMPGHHSGLLRLAKLDFNNVQSLYQAEINEMLRWWRGLELAENLKFSRDRLMENYVWTIGVNFNPLFSVCRKGLTKLNCLITTIDDVYDVYGTIDELELFTEAVDRWDIGYINKLPQYMRMCFLALYNTTNQFAFEFMRDKGLNILGYLTRAWADLCKAYLVEARWFYNGYAPTVEEYLDNAWVSISGPEILVHAYFFVQHDMKEDAVVDLHHFSNLIKMSSRILRLHDDVATSKDEIERGDVPKCIQCYMREKGVSEEAARHYVDGLLSNAWKELHKECTEATSNGTSHPLVHCALNLARMAQFMYQHGDGHGFSGRDYPAERILRLMVDSV from the exons ATGCAGGGCAAGCATGGAAGCGATAACACTGAGGAGATCAAAGAAGACGTGAAACAATTAATGGTGGACGCTTGCCATGAGCCAGTGGCTCAGATGGAGCTCTTGGATACCCTCCAAAGGTTAGGAGTATCGTATCACTTTGAGAAGGAGATCAAAGTTGTAATGGACTCCATTTTCGAAGACAGAAAGGAATGTGAAGACCTCCATGCTGCATCTCTTAGATTCAGATTGCTGAGGCAACACGGTTATCCTGCCTCCCCTG ATGTTTTTAAAGTATTTAAGGACGAAACAGGGAAATTCAAGAACATCCTTGCAGAAGACGTGAAGGGGTTGCTGAGCCTGTATGAAGCTTCACATCTAGGATTCGAAGGGGAGAAGATATTGGAAGAGGCCATGACCTTGACAACTTATTACCTCAAGGAAAGTGCCAAGATGCTGAACTTAGATTCCAGCCTTGGGAAGCAGGTAGCACATGCCTTGGAGCTTCCACTTTCAAGAAGGATGCTTAGGTCGGAAGCAAGGAGCTACATAGATTTTTATGAAGGGATGCCTGGACACCACTCTGGTTTACTCAGACTGGCAAAGCTGGATTTCAATAATGTGCAGTCTTTGTACCAAGCAGAAATAAATGAGATGTTAAG GTGGTGGAGGGGCCTTGAGTTGGCagagaacttgaaattttcgaGGGACAGATTGATGGAGAACTATGTGTGGACCATAGGAGTCAACTTCAATCCTCTTTTCTCTGTTTGTAGAAAGGGCCTTACAAAACTCAATTGCCTCATCACGACTATCGATGATGTTTATGATGTGTATGGTACAATTGATGAGCTAGAACTGTTCACAGAGGCCGTTGACAG ATGGGATATTGGATACATAAATAAACTTCCTCAGTACATGCGGATGTGTTTCCTAGCTCTTTATAACACAACCAATCAATTTGCCTTCGAATTCATGCGGGACAAAGGCCTCAACATCCTAGGCTACTTGACAAGAGCG TGGGCTGATCTATGCAAGGCATATTTGGTGGAAGCGAGGTGGTTTTATAATGGATATGCACCCACAGTAGAAGAATACTTGGATAATGCATGGGTTTCCATATCAGGACCTGAAATATTGGTTCATGCTTATTTTTTTGTGCAACATGATATGAAGGAAGATGCTGTCGTGGACCTACACCATTTTTCCAACCTTATAAAGATGTCTTCCAGGATTCTGCGGCTTCATGATGATGTTGCAACTTCTAAG GATGAGATTGAGAGAGGCGACGTGCCCAAATGTATACAGTGTTACATGAGGGAGAAGGGTGTGTCGGAGGAAGCTGCTCGTCATTATGTTGATGGTCTTCTAAGTAATGCTTGGAAAGAACTCCATAAAGAATGCACAGAAGCTACTTCTAATGGCACTAGTCACCCGCTTGTACATTGTGCCCTGAATCTTGCAAGAATGGCACAGTTCATGTATCAACATGGAGATGGTCATGGTTTTTCGGGAAGAGATTATCCTGCAGAGCGTATACTGAGATTGATGGTGGACAGTGTTTGA